GGTGCCCTCCTGTCGAGCGGCATCCTGAGCCTCCTGTTCGAGGTGGCCCTCGTCGCCCTGCTCCTGCATCCCCAGAGCCGCTCCTACTACAAGACCTGGTTCCGCTGAGCAAGCGAGCGGTGACCGATCCTCCGGCTGCCGCCTCGCCACCGGGCAACCTCCCCACCGGCGACGAGAAGGCTGCGATGGTGGCCGCGCTCTTCGACACCATCGCCCCCCGCTACGACCTCCTCAACCGCCTCATGAGCCTCGGGATGGACAGCGGGTGGCGCCGGCGCGCACTCGACGAGCTGGGCCTCGCGCCGGGGGCGCTCGTCCTCGACCTCGCCTGCGGGACCGGCGACCTCGCGCGCGAGCTGGCGCGCCGGCACTACCGGGCCGTCGGCGCGGACCTCTCCGCCGCGATGCTCGCCGCCGCCGGGGCCCTCGGCGTGCCGCTCGTACGGGCGGACGCGGCGGCGCTGCCCCTGCCGACCGGCCGGTTCGACGGCGTGGTGAGCGGCTTCTCCGTGCGGAACTTCGCGGCGCTCGAGGCGGTCCTCGCCGAGGCGGCGCGCGTCCTGCGGCCGGGCGGGCGCCTCGTCCTGCTCGAGGTCGACGTGCCGCGCTCGGCGCCGCTCCGGCTCGCGCACGGCCTCTGGATGGCCTGGGTGGTGCCAGCCCTCGGCGCGCTCTTGTCCGACGCCGCCGCCTACCGCTACCTCCCCCGCTCCCTCGCCTACCTGCCTGCTCCCGAGGTCCTCGCCGCCCGCCTCGAGTCCGCCGGCTTCACGGACGTCGCCCGGCGCCGCCTGGCCGGCGGCCTCGCCCAGGTGGTACGGGCGACGCGCGCCGGTCCGGCCCTGCTCGCCGACCCACGGCCGTGAGCTCGCCGGCGCGTCTCGTGCGCGGCGGCGAGCGCAGCGAGATCCCCCCCGGCGCGCTCAGGTGGTACGCGGGCGAGGTCGAGGAGGACGCGCTCGCGCCGGCCCGTGCGCACGCCTACGCGACGGGCCGGGTGCTCGAGGGCGAGTGGCTCTCGGTGCTCACCTGGGGCGAGGCGGCGCGCCTCGAGCTTCGCGCCGGCCTCGCCCGACCCGGCGCCGCACGCAGCGCCGTCGAGCTCCTCGCCGCCATCCCGGGCGCTCCCGGCGGCCTCGGCGAGCGCAGCGGCGGGCCGATCGCGCTCGGGGCGCTGCCCTTCAGCGGCGAGGCCCCGGGCGAGCTCGTCCTCCCCGCTGTCGCCCTGGTCGCGCGCGCCGGGGCGGCGCCGTTCGCGATCGTCGTCGCACCGCCGGACGCGCTCGGCGAGGCGCGTGCGCGCTTCCCCCTCGCCCCGGGCGCCGCGCCGCCCTCGGTACCGGACGCCAACGAGGCGCCGGACGCCTTCCGTCTCGCCTCGGCTCGTCCCCACGCCGACTTCCGTCGTCGCGTCCTCGAGGCCGTCCGGGCGGTCGAAGCCGGGGAGCTCGCCAAGGTGGTTCTCGCCCGCGAGGTCGTCGTACGGGCCAACCGGCCCTTCCGCCAGGCCGCGCTCCTCGAGCGCCTCCGAGCGCTCCACCCCTCCTGCCTGGGCTTCGCCGTCGACGGCTTCGTGGGGGCGAGTCCCGAGCTGCTCTGCCGCGTCGACGGCGCGACGGTGACCTCGCAGCCCCTCGCGGGGACGACGCCGCGAAGCGGCGACCCCGACGAGGACGCACGCCTCGCTCGGGCCCTCCGGGACTCGGCCAAGGAGCGTCGCGAGCACGCCTTCGTGGTCGAGGCCATCGCCGCCGGCCTGGCGCCGTTCTGCCGCACGGTTCGAGCCGAGGAGCGTCCGCACCTGCTCGAGCTGCGCAACGTCGCCCACCTCGCGACGCGCGTCGAGGGCGAGCTGGCGAGCAGCCCGCGCCCGAGCGCGCTCGAGATCGCCGCCGCGCTCCACCCGACGCCCGCGGTCGGCGGCACGCCGCGCGACGCCGCGCTCGAGTACCTCGCGAAGCACGAGGACCTCGAGCGCGATCGGTTCGCCGGGCCCGTCGGCTTCGTCCAGGCGTCCGGCGACGGGGAGTTCTGGATCGGCATCCGCTCCGCGCTCGTGCGAGGCACGACGGCTCGCCTGTTCGCCGGCGTCGGCATCGTCGCCGGTTCCGACCCCGACGCCGAGCTCGCCGAGACGCAGCTCAAGCTGCAGGCGCTCCTCGCCGTCGCCGTGCGCCCCTAATGGGAGCGGAACGGCCTCCGGTGGGAGGCTGGTCTCCGAGCCACCTGGCGGTGAGCACTGCGTGCTCCCGAGCTTCGAGCTCTACTGCTAGAGCGTGCCCCGCCAGGCGGTGAGGAGTTGGACGGCTGGTGGGGTGTCGTGCCTCGAGCACTGATCCATTAGGTCGCCGCATCACTCCTCGGGCTCGTCGATGGTCGAGAGAGAGGAGGAGCGGTGCTCTTTGTCGGAGTGGACTGGGCCGAGGACCACCACGAGTGCTGCGTGCTCGCCGAGGACGGAGCGGTGCTCGCCAAGCGCCGGGTCGCCGACAGCGTGGTCGGGATCTCGGAGCTCCACGAGCTCGTCGCCGAGCACGCTGCAGACGAGGAGGAGATCGTGGTCGGCATCGAGACCGACCGCGGCCTGCTCGTGAACGCGCTGGTCGCTGCCGGCTATCAGCTCTATGCGATCAACCCGATGGCGGCTGCCCGCTATCGCGAGCGTCACGCCGTCTCGGGCGCGAAGTCCGACGCCGGCGATGCGAAGATGCTCGCCGACCTGGTCAGGACGGACCGCCACAACCACCGCCCGATCGCCGGGGACTCCGAGCTCGCCGAGGCCGTGAAGCTGCTGGCGCGGGCGCACCAGTCGGCGATCTGGGGCCGCCAGCGTCAGGTGAACGCGCTCCGCAGCGCGCTGCGCGAGTACTACCCCGGTGCACTCGTCGCCTTCGGCACCGACCTGTCGAGCCGAGACGCGCTGGCGGTGCTCGAGATCGCTCCGACCCCCGAGCTCGGACGCCAGCTGTCGCGCTCGAAGATCGCCGCAGCACTGCGCAGAGGCGGCAGGACGCGCAACCTCGAGCGTCGCGCCGCAGCGATCCAAGCGGCGCTGCGGGCCGAGCACCTCGAAGCTCCGGCGACGCTCACCATGGCCTCTGGCACGATCGCCCGCTCGGCCGTCGCCCTCATCAAGGCGTTCAACGCTGAGATCGACGCCCTCGAGCACGCGCTGTCAGAGCATTTTGACAAGCACCCGGACGCCAAGGTCGTCCGCTCCCAGCCAGGACTCGGGACGGTCCTCGGCGCCCGGGTGCTCGGCGAGTTCGGTGATGACCGGACTCGGTTCGCCAGCGCCAAGTCTCGCAAGAACTACGCCGCCACGTCGCCGATCACCAAGGCGTCTGGCCGCAGCTTCGTCGTCCTCGCGCGCCATGCGAAGAACCGACGCCTTGCCAGCGCGTGCGACCAGTGGGCGTTCTGCGCC
The sequence above is drawn from the Acidimicrobiales bacterium genome and encodes:
- a CDS encoding ubiquinone/menaquinone biosynthesis methyltransferase — translated: MTDPPAAASPPGNLPTGDEKAAMVAALFDTIAPRYDLLNRLMSLGMDSGWRRRALDELGLAPGALVLDLACGTGDLARELARRHYRAVGADLSAAMLAAAGALGVPLVRADAAALPLPTGRFDGVVSGFSVRNFAALEAVLAEAARVLRPGGRLVLLEVDVPRSAPLRLAHGLWMAWVVPALGALLSDAAAYRYLPRSLAYLPAPEVLAARLESAGFTDVARRRLAGGLAQVVRATRAGPALLADPRP
- a CDS encoding isochorismate synthase is translated as MSSPARLVRGGERSEIPPGALRWYAGEVEEDALAPARAHAYATGRVLEGEWLSVLTWGEAARLELRAGLARPGAARSAVELLAAIPGAPGGLGERSGGPIALGALPFSGEAPGELVLPAVALVARAGAAPFAIVVAPPDALGEARARFPLAPGAAPPSVPDANEAPDAFRLASARPHADFRRRVLEAVRAVEAGELAKVVLAREVVVRANRPFRQAALLERLRALHPSCLGFAVDGFVGASPELLCRVDGATVTSQPLAGTTPRSGDPDEDARLARALRDSAKERREHAFVVEAIAAGLAPFCRTVRAEERPHLLELRNVAHLATRVEGELASSPRPSALEIAAALHPTPAVGGTPRDAALEYLAKHEDLERDRFAGPVGFVQASGDGEFWIGIRSALVRGTTARLFAGVGIVAGSDPDAELAETQLKLQALLAVAVRP
- a CDS encoding IS110 family transposase codes for the protein MLFVGVDWAEDHHECCVLAEDGAVLAKRRVADSVVGISELHELVAEHAADEEEIVVGIETDRGLLVNALVAAGYQLYAINPMAAARYRERHAVSGAKSDAGDAKMLADLVRTDRHNHRPIAGDSELAEAVKLLARAHQSAIWGRQRQVNALRSALREYYPGALVAFGTDLSSRDALAVLEIAPTPELGRQLSRSKIAAALRRGGRTRNLERRAAAIQAALRAEHLEAPATLTMASGTIARSAVALIKAFNAEIDALEHALSEHFDKHPDAKVVRSQPGLGTVLGARVLGEFGDDRTRFASAKSRKNYAATSPITKASGRSFVVLARHAKNRRLASACDQWAFCALTHSPGARAYYDKLRRRGKGHRQALRQLGNRLVGILHHCLEHGELYDESRAWPPSIAAAA